From Leptolyngbya sp. 'hensonii', the proteins below share one genomic window:
- the gcvP gene encoding aminomethyl-transferring glycine dehydrogenase has translation MSESPVSPRSDLNRFNADLTGSIAATRSDRKRQMTDRRTTSVLSDPDLGEATSLQAEDIEVFADRHIGPRSPEIQSMLALLGFKNLADLIAQTIPPAIRLQHPLQIGSGRREYELLQELKAIAQKNQVFRSFIGMGYSNCITPPVIQRNILENPGWYTQYTPYQPEIAQGRLEALLNFQTMVVDLTGLEIANASLLDEGTAAAEAMAMSYTLQAKTGVKTFWVSEHCHPQTIAVVQTRALPLGIEVVVGNHQTFTSDRPIFGALLQYPATDGSIDDYRAFIEQAHRAGALVTMAADLLSLTLLTPPGELGADIAIGNSQRFGVPLGYGGPHAAYFATRETYKRQMPGRLVGVSKDVNGRPALRLALQTREQHIRRDKATSNICTAQVLLAIIAGMYAVYHGPAGLQRIARRVHRLTVQLAKGLQELGYTLGSDTFFDTLRLDLKEAGADEIVVRAIAQGINLRYINDRTIGISLDETTTDRDVADLLALFADGQATAALPNPRSGCTIQAIPPVLRRTSAFLAHPVFNTYHSETELLRYLYRLQTRDLSLATAMIPLGSCTMKLNATSEMLPVTWPEFGQLHPFVPIDQAQGYQILFQQLSDWLAEITGFAGISLQPNAGSQGEYAGLLVIRQYHEQRGESHRTVCLIPQSAHGTNPASAVMAGMKVVPVACDLQGNIDVADLQAKAEAHQQNLAALMITYPSTHGVFEEGVQEICAIIHRYGGQVYMDGANLNAQVGLCRPADIGADVCHLNLHKTFCIPHGGGGPGMGPIGVQAHLVPFLPTHPLIPVGGEQGVGAVAAAPWGSSSILPISWVYIALMGGTGLTRATEVAILNANYIAKRLEGHYSVLYKGQQGLVAHECILDLRQFKKSADIDVDDIAKRLIDYGFHPPTMSWPVPGTIMVEPTESESKQELDRFCDALIAIREEIREIETGQMDRQNNLLKHAPHTAADLTAETWDRPYSRDRAVFPTPWTREHKFWPAVGRIDNAYGDRNLVCSCLPMDAYGDA, from the coding sequence ATGTCAGAGTCCCCCGTCTCCCCCCGTTCCGACCTCAATCGTTTCAATGCAGATTTAACTGGCAGCATCGCAGCAACCCGTTCTGATCGGAAACGACAGATGACAGATCGGAGAACTACCTCGGTGCTGTCAGACCCTGACCTTGGGGAGGCAACGTCACTACAGGCAGAGGATATAGAGGTTTTTGCTGATCGTCACATCGGTCCCCGATCGCCGGAAATTCAGTCCATGCTGGCCCTGCTGGGATTTAAGAATCTGGCAGACCTGATTGCTCAGACCATTCCCCCGGCCATTCGCCTGCAACATCCGCTTCAGATTGGATCTGGACGAAGGGAGTACGAGCTCCTTCAGGAATTGAAGGCGATCGCCCAGAAAAACCAGGTGTTCCGGTCCTTCATTGGGATGGGGTACTCCAATTGCATCACTCCCCCGGTGATCCAGCGCAACATTCTGGAGAATCCGGGCTGGTATACCCAGTACACCCCCTATCAGCCGGAGATTGCCCAGGGACGTTTGGAGGCCCTGCTGAACTTTCAAACCATGGTTGTAGACCTGACGGGTCTGGAGATTGCCAATGCCTCCCTGCTGGATGAAGGAACTGCAGCAGCAGAGGCTATGGCCATGAGCTACACCCTGCAGGCTAAAACAGGGGTGAAAACCTTCTGGGTTTCGGAGCATTGCCATCCCCAAACGATCGCTGTGGTCCAGACCCGTGCTCTACCCCTGGGCATTGAGGTGGTTGTGGGCAATCACCAAACCTTTACCAGTGATCGACCCATTTTTGGAGCCCTGCTGCAATACCCGGCGACAGACGGCAGTATTGATGACTATCGGGCGTTCATTGAGCAAGCCCATCGGGCTGGAGCCTTGGTGACGATGGCCGCTGATCTGTTGAGTCTCACCCTGCTTACCCCACCGGGGGAACTGGGAGCCGACATTGCGATCGGGAACAGCCAGCGCTTTGGCGTCCCTCTCGGTTATGGCGGTCCCCATGCTGCTTACTTTGCCACCCGGGAAACTTATAAGCGCCAGATGCCGGGACGATTGGTGGGGGTATCCAAGGATGTGAACGGACGCCCGGCCCTGCGACTGGCCTTACAGACTCGGGAACAACATATCCGTCGGGATAAGGCCACCAGTAACATTTGCACCGCCCAGGTCCTCCTGGCCATCATTGCCGGGATGTATGCGGTCTATCATGGTCCCGCAGGATTACAACGAATTGCCCGGCGAGTCCATCGGCTGACCGTCCAGCTAGCAAAAGGATTGCAAGAGTTGGGTTATACCCTCGGCTCAGACACCTTCTTTGATACCCTGCGCCTTGATCTGAAAGAAGCGGGTGCAGATGAAATTGTGGTGCGGGCGATCGCCCAGGGAATTAATCTGCGCTATATCAATGATCGGACGATCGGCATTTCCCTGGATGAAACCACCACCGATCGGGATGTGGCCGATCTACTGGCCCTCTTTGCGGACGGTCAGGCCACGGCTGCTTTGCCTAATCCCCGATCGGGCTGTACTATCCAGGCCATTCCCCCAGTTTTACGTCGGACTTCCGCTTTTTTGGCCCACCCAGTCTTTAACACCTATCACTCAGAGACAGAATTACTGCGCTATCTATACCGGCTGCAAACTCGGGATCTGTCCCTGGCTACAGCGATGATTCCTCTGGGCTCCTGCACCATGAAGCTGAATGCCACCTCCGAGATGCTGCCCGTAACTTGGCCGGAGTTCGGTCAGTTGCATCCGTTTGTGCCGATCGACCAGGCCCAGGGTTATCAGATTCTCTTCCAGCAGTTGTCCGACTGGTTAGCCGAGATCACAGGCTTCGCCGGGATTTCCCTCCAACCTAATGCGGGCTCCCAGGGAGAGTATGCCGGATTGCTGGTAATCCGGCAGTACCACGAGCAACGGGGTGAAAGCCATCGCACAGTTTGTCTGATTCCCCAATCCGCCCACGGCACCAATCCGGCCAGCGCTGTCATGGCCGGGATGAAAGTGGTGCCCGTGGCCTGCGATCTCCAGGGCAATATCGACGTGGCCGATCTGCAGGCCAAGGCAGAAGCCCACCAGCAGAACCTGGCCGCCCTGATGATCACCTATCCTTCGACCCACGGGGTATTCGAGGAGGGAGTGCAGGAGATCTGTGCCATCATCCACCGCTATGGGGGCCAGGTTTACATGGATGGGGCCAATCTGAATGCCCAGGTAGGCCTCTGCAGACCAGCCGATATTGGAGCCGATGTCTGCCACCTGAACCTGCACAAAACCTTCTGCATTCCCCATGGTGGGGGAGGACCCGGCATGGGACCGATCGGCGTCCAGGCTCATCTGGTGCCCTTCCTGCCGACCCATCCCCTCATCCCCGTAGGTGGAGAGCAGGGTGTGGGAGCCGTTGCCGCCGCTCCCTGGGGCAGCAGCAGCATTCTGCCCATTTCCTGGGTTTACATTGCCCTGATGGGGGGCACTGGACTAACTCGGGCAACGGAGGTGGCAATTCTGAATGCCAACTACATTGCGAAGCGGCTAGAAGGCCATTACTCCGTCCTCTACAAAGGTCAGCAGGGCCTGGTGGCTCACGAATGTATTCTGGACCTGCGCCAGTTTAAGAAGAGTGCCGATATTGACGTGGATGACATCGCCAAACGGCTGATTGACTACGGCTTCCATCCGCCAACCATGTCCTGGCCAGTTCCCGGAACCATCATGGTCGAACCAACGGAAAGTGAATCGAAGCAGGAACTGGATCGATTCTGTGATGCCCTGATTGCCATCCGAGAAGAAATCCGAGAAATCGAGACGGGGCAAATGGATCGGCAGAACAATCTGCTCAAGCATGCCCCCCATACGGCTGCCGATCTGACAGCAGAAACCTGGGACCGACCCTACTCCCGCGATCGGGCCGTCTTCCCCACCCCCTGGACCCGGGAACACAAGTTCTGGCCTGCCGTGGGACGCATTGACAATGCCTATGGCGATCGCAATCTAGTCTGTTCTTGCCTCCCGATGGACGCCTACGGAGATGCCTGA